One Calonectris borealis chromosome 16, bCalBor7.hap1.2, whole genome shotgun sequence DNA window includes the following coding sequences:
- the TMEM184A gene encoding transmembrane protein 184A — protein sequence MSNATRALPSPVAPSTPGPSTAARLASAPPSSALVLLMAAHNNSEDGRQLFLTTTAAQVISGIFVWSALIVTFHQIYTHLKNYTIPKEQRYIIRILFIVPIYAFDSWLSLLLLGSHQYYVYFDSVRDCYEAFVIYSFLSLCFEYLGGESTIMTEIRGKPIASSCFYGTCCLQGMSYSIGFLRFCKQATLQFCIVKPLMAIVTIILQAFGKYHDGDFNVQSGYLYITIIYNFSVSLALYALFLFYFATMDLLRPFEPVLKFITIKAVIFLSFWQGTLLAILEKCGVIPEVQIIDGKEVGAGTVAAGYQNFIICIEMLFASIALRYAFTCQVYREKKENSTANLAPMQSISSGLKETISPQDIVQDAIHNFSPAYQQYTQQSMQEAEHKAPGENGHVASKVEGPSGRKSKNIEKRVLILSDEEL from the exons TCCTGCTCATGGCTGCCCACAACAACTCTGAGGACGGCCGGCAGCTTTTCCTGACCACAACAGCGGCGCAGGTCATCTCCGGCATCTTCGTGTGGTCAGCGCTCATCGTCACCTTCCACCAG ATCTACACACACCTGAAGAATTACACCATCCCCAAGGAGCAGCGCTACATCATCCGCATCCTCTTCATTGTGCCCATCTATGCCTTCGACTCCTggctcagcctcctcctcctcggcagcCACCAGTACTACGTCTACTTCGACTCGGTGCGCGACTGCTATGAAG CTTTCGTGATTTACAGCTTCCTGAGCCTGTGCTTTGAATACCTTGGAGGGGAGAGCACCATCATGACAGAGATCCGAGGGAAGCCCATTGC GTCCAGCTGCTTTTATGGGACCTGCTGCCTTCAGGGTATGTCCTACTCCATCGGGTTCCTGCGCTTCTGCAAGCAG GCCACGCTGCAGTTCTGCATTGTGAAACCCCTCATGGCGATCGTCACCATCATCCTGCAGGCGTTCGGGAAGTACCACGACGGGGACTTCAA CGTCCAAAGCGGTTACCTCTACATCACCATCATCTACAACTTCTCGGTCAGCCTGGCACTTTATGCCCTCTTCCTCTTTTACTTCGCCACCATGGACCTGCTGCGCCCATTTGAGCCGGTCCTCAAGTTCATCACCATCAAGGCAGTCATCTTCCTCTCCTTCTGGCAAG GGACACTGCTCGCAATCCTGGAGAAATGTGGGGTGATCCCTGAAGTTCAGATCATCGATGGGAAGGAGGTGGGAGCTGGGACGGTAGCTGCTGGCTACCAGAACTTCATCATCTGCATTGAGATGCTCTTCGCTTCCATTGCCCTGCGCTACGCGTTCACCTGCCAGgtgtacagagaaaagaaagaaaactcaacAG CAAACCTTGCCCCGATGCAGAGCATCTCGAGCGGGCTGAAGGAGACCATAAGCCCGCAGGACATCGTGCAGGACGCAATCCACAACTTCTCACCTGCGTACCAGCAGTACACCCAGCAGTCGATGCAGGAGGCAGAGCACAAAGCGCCTGGGGAGAACGGGCACGTGGCCTCCAAGGTGGAGGGACCGAGTGGCAGAAAGAGCAAAAACATTGAGAAGAGAGTGCTGATCCTGTCAGACGAGGAGCTGTAG